A genome region from Nitrosopumilus sp. includes the following:
- a CDS encoding ATP-dependent DNA ligase, translating to MEFSILANAFYKMESTRKRLELTQFLVELFEKTPENVIAKIVYLLQGKLRPDFEGIELGVAEKLAIRSISKSSGMPVKRIENEYRRSGDLGHAASTILAQKTQTTFLVEDITIERVYETLFKIANLEGSHSQDMKMKYISSLLNDANPLEASYILKILLGTLRLGIAENTVMDALAIKFSGNKENRKKLQHAYNVSSDLGKVAETIATKGLEGVEKFEILLFNPIRPMLADRVKSEKETIEKMENEFAAEYKLDGERVQLHIEGQKVVLFSRSLENISSYYPDIIEKIPKSVQGDNMILEAEVVAINENTGEFLPFQELMHRRRKYKIEKAVTKYPITVNFFDILYHNGKSCLKLAYKKRREKLENQVKEDEFAKCIPMCIIRNENELAEFMENSINAGSEGLMLKMLDKPYQAGSRGSHWLKLKREYQNELGDSLDLVVIGGYFGKGRRTGNYGTLLLATYDDDDDEFTSICKVGTGFSDEDLDQLYQILHPKVTIKKNPRVNSDMEADVWFEPELVIEVVASDITLSPIHKSARDKIRKNTGLALRFPKFTGKIRIEKAAEDASTNEEVIMLFKKQNKVAHDKNLM from the coding sequence ATGGAATTTTCTATTTTGGCTAACGCTTTTTACAAAATGGAATCAACTAGAAAAAGATTAGAGTTAACACAGTTTCTTGTAGAGTTATTTGAGAAAACACCTGAGAATGTCATTGCAAAAATTGTCTATTTATTACAAGGAAAACTAAGACCCGACTTTGAAGGAATAGAGTTGGGAGTTGCAGAAAAACTTGCAATAAGATCAATCTCAAAGTCATCAGGAATGCCAGTCAAACGAATTGAAAATGAATATAGAAGAAGTGGAGATCTTGGTCATGCAGCATCAACAATTTTAGCACAAAAAACACAGACAACATTTCTTGTTGAAGACATAACTATTGAAAGAGTATATGAAACGTTATTCAAAATTGCTAATTTAGAAGGATCTCATTCGCAAGATATGAAGATGAAGTATATCTCGAGTTTGTTAAATGATGCAAATCCCTTGGAGGCCAGTTATATTCTAAAAATTTTATTGGGAACTTTGAGATTGGGAATTGCAGAGAATACGGTAATGGACGCATTGGCAATTAAATTCTCCGGTAACAAAGAAAACAGAAAAAAATTACAACATGCGTATAATGTCTCAAGTGATTTAGGAAAAGTTGCAGAAACAATTGCAACAAAAGGTCTCGAAGGCGTAGAAAAGTTTGAGATACTTTTGTTTAATCCAATTAGACCCATGCTTGCTGACAGAGTAAAAAGTGAGAAAGAAACTATTGAAAAAATGGAGAATGAATTTGCAGCTGAATACAAATTAGATGGGGAGAGAGTACAACTTCACATAGAAGGTCAGAAAGTAGTGCTGTTTTCTAGAAGTTTAGAAAATATTTCCAGTTATTATCCGGATATTATTGAAAAAATCCCCAAATCTGTTCAAGGTGATAACATGATTTTAGAAGCAGAGGTAGTTGCAATTAACGAAAATACTGGCGAATTTCTACCTTTTCAGGAATTAATGCATAGAAGAAGAAAATACAAAATAGAAAAAGCTGTTACAAAATATCCTATAACAGTGAATTTTTTTGATATTTTATACCATAACGGTAAAAGCTGTTTGAAATTAGCATACAAAAAGAGAAGAGAGAAACTAGAAAATCAAGTCAAAGAAGATGAGTTTGCAAAATGTATTCCTATGTGTATCATTAGAAATGAAAATGAATTAGCAGAGTTTATGGAAAATAGCATCAATGCAGGAAGTGAAGGATTAATGTTAAAGATGCTTGATAAACCATATCAGGCAGGCTCAAGAGGGAGCCACTGGTTAAAACTCAAAAGAGAGTATCAAAATGAATTAGGAGATAGTTTAGATCTTGTTGTGATAGGAGGTTATTTTGGTAAAGGTAGGAGGACAGGAAATTATGGGACACTATTACTAGCAACATACGATGATGATGATGATGAATTTACAAGTATCTGTAAAGTAGGAACTGGATTTTCAGATGAAGATTTAGATCAACTCTACCAAATTTTGCATCCTAAAGTCACAATCAAAAAAAACCCTCGCGTAAATAGCGATATGGAAGCTGATGTATGGTTTGAACCCGAATTGGTAATAGAAGTAGTGGCATCAGATATAACACTTAGCCCCATTCATAAATCTGCCAGAGATAAGATAAGGAAAAATACTGGCCTTGCTTTGAGATTTCCAAAATTTACCGGGAAGATCAGAATTGAAAAAGCAGCTGAAGATGCATCAACTAATGAAGAAGTTATAATGCTATTCAAAAAACAAAACAAAGTAGCACATGATAAAAATTTGATGTAA
- a CDS encoding DUF47 family protein, whose amino-acid sequence MYSGELEVQAKRKAIAVLQDEINRILNASRELATLPELMMKKNKTGIKNTLEQISTIEEEVENLRRKITREVADVGGLIMNRENLLNTAYTMDEIAGYITGISFKLSNVKITTLKSAKLDQDITKLIELVVDEVYKLNEIIRSLNTNTANAIELAQETQTIEREIDIKYRETTIKLLNEVTNTKELLLIKDVIEGIEEMSDKCQRVSDSFILLALSL is encoded by the coding sequence ATGTATAGTGGAGAGCTTGAGGTTCAAGCAAAAAGAAAGGCTATCGCAGTTTTACAAGACGAAATCAACCGAATTCTAAATGCTTCTAGAGAACTCGCAACGCTACCTGAACTTATGATGAAAAAAAATAAGACAGGAATCAAGAACACACTCGAACAAATTTCAACCATCGAAGAAGAAGTAGAGAATCTAAGAAGAAAAATCACAAGAGAAGTAGCAGATGTGGGAGGTCTGATCATGAACAGGGAAAACCTTCTAAATACAGCTTACACTATGGATGAAATTGCAGGTTATATCACAGGCATTTCATTCAAACTTTCAAACGTAAAGATAACTACGCTGAAAAGTGCAAAGCTTGATCAAGACATCACAAAATTGATTGAACTAGTTGTAGACGAAGTTTACAAACTAAATGAAATCATTCGTAGTCTGAACACAAACACAGCAAATGCAATTGAATTAGCACAAGAAACACAAACAATTGAAAGAGAAATAGACATTAAATACAGAGAAACCACAATAAAACTTCTAAATGAGGTAACAAATACAAAAGAATTATTGTTGATTAAGGATGTAATAGAAGGAATTGAAGAAATGTCTGACAAATGTCAGAGAGTTTCAGATTCTTTCATATTGTTAGCACTGAGCCTATAA
- a CDS encoding PEFG-CTERM sorting domain-containing protein, with amino-acid sequence MRIPTKTISLLAVIFTTVIVLSISSTDSVIAEVDDIQQDAAVTIKAPALVIEGPSTQETTVAGLSSDGKIRVEIIASNPAKDEAMSIDIKFRDANGGSLKQHVNYDIVATQNGKEILSSLEAHGQEGHGTHNTTPLKSNDSVDIKVKLLGFGLPDEQENWTGPAKEILYFNVVPEFGTIAAMILAIATISIIAISAKSRLSIMPRF; translated from the coding sequence ATGAGAATACCAACAAAAACCATATCTTTACTAGCAGTTATTTTTACAACTGTTATTGTATTGAGTATTTCATCTACAGATAGTGTAATTGCAGAAGTTGATGATATACAACAGGATGCTGCAGTTACAATTAAAGCGCCTGCACTTGTTATAGAAGGTCCATCAACTCAAGAAACCACTGTAGCAGGATTATCCTCTGATGGAAAAATACGTGTAGAGATAATTGCTAGCAATCCAGCAAAAGATGAAGCAATGTCTATCGATATTAAGTTCAGAGATGCTAATGGAGGAAGCCTAAAACAGCATGTCAATTATGATATTGTTGCAACCCAAAATGGCAAAGAAATTCTTTCATCATTAGAAGCTCATGGGCAGGAAGGACATGGAACACACAATACTACACCGTTGAAATCAAATGATTCAGTAGATATCAAGGTGAAGTTATTGGGATTCGGATTGCCTGATGAACAAGAAAATTGGACTGGTCCTGCAAAAGAGATATTATATTTTAACGTGGTTCCAGAATTTGGCACAATAGCTGCAATGATTCTAGCAATTGCAACCATATCCATAATTGCAATATCTGCAAAATCAAGATTAAGTATAATGCCAAGATTCTAA
- the tuf gene encoding translation elongation factor EF-1 subunit alpha, with product MADKPHLNLIVTGHIDNGKSTTMGHFLMDLGVVDERTIAAHGAESEKTGKGDTFKYAWVMDNIKDERERGITIDLAFQKFESNKYFFTLIDAPGHRDFIKNMITGASEADAAILVLSAKEGETDTAIAAGGQAREHAFLLKTLGVGQLIVAINKMDAVEYKEDAFKAAKEKGEKLVRSVGYKLENVPFIPVSGWKGDNLVKKSENMAWYKGKTLLEAFDDFTVSEKPIGKPLRVPIQDVYTITGVGTVPVGRVETGVMKTNQKIIVMPSGALGEIKSIETHHTEMPTAEAGDNIGFNLRGIEKKDIKRGDVLGTPDAPPMVAKEFKAQIIVIHHPTAIAPGYTPVMHAHTAQVAATVTEFLQKINPATGAVEEENPKFLKVGDSAIVKIRPVRPTCIETFKDFPEMGRFALRDMGATIAAGIVKEITEVYKP from the coding sequence ATGGCAGATAAACCACATTTGAACCTGATTGTAACAGGTCATATCGATAATGGAAAATCAACAACTATGGGTCATTTCTTGATGGATCTTGGTGTTGTAGATGAAAGAACAATTGCAGCACACGGAGCCGAATCCGAAAAGACCGGAAAAGGTGATACCTTCAAGTATGCTTGGGTAATGGATAACATTAAAGATGAAAGAGAGAGAGGTATTACAATCGATCTAGCATTCCAAAAATTTGAGTCTAACAAATACTTCTTTACTTTGATTGATGCTCCTGGTCACAGGGACTTTATTAAAAATATGATTACTGGTGCTTCTGAGGCAGATGCAGCAATCCTGGTACTTTCTGCAAAAGAAGGTGAAACTGATACTGCAATTGCCGCGGGTGGACAAGCAAGAGAACATGCTTTCTTGTTAAAGACACTTGGTGTAGGTCAACTAATTGTCGCTATAAACAAAATGGATGCAGTTGAGTACAAAGAGGATGCATTCAAGGCTGCCAAAGAGAAAGGTGAAAAACTAGTAAGATCTGTGGGTTATAAACTAGAAAATGTACCATTCATTCCGGTTTCTGGATGGAAAGGTGATAACTTGGTTAAAAAATCCGAGAATATGGCTTGGTACAAAGGCAAAACATTACTTGAAGCATTTGATGACTTTACCGTTTCTGAAAAACCAATTGGTAAACCACTGCGTGTTCCAATTCAAGATGTATACACAATTACTGGTGTAGGTACTGTACCTGTAGGTAGAGTTGAAACTGGTGTCATGAAGACTAACCAAAAAATCATTGTTATGCCTTCTGGTGCTCTCGGTGAAATCAAATCTATTGAAACACACCACACCGAAATGCCAACTGCAGAAGCAGGTGACAACATTGGTTTTAACCTTAGAGGTATTGAAAAGAAAGATATCAAACGAGGAGATGTACTTGGTACTCCTGATGCGCCACCAATGGTTGCAAAAGAATTCAAAGCACAGATTATTGTAATTCATCACCCCACAGCAATTGCTCCTGGTTACACACCTGTAATGCATGCACATACTGCACAAGTTGCAGCAACTGTTACTGAGTTCCTTCAAAAGATTAACCCCGCAACTGGTGCCGTTGAAGAAGAAAATCCAAAATTCCTTAAAGTTGGAGATTCTGCAATTGTCAAAATCAGACCTGTAAGGCCAACTTGTATCGAAACTTTCAAAGATTTCCCTGAAATGGGTAGATTTGCACTTAGAGACATGGGTGCAACTATTGCAGCAGGGATTGTTAAGGAAATTACCGAAGTGTATAAACCATAG
- the endA gene encoding tRNA-intron lyase has translation MKSELIENRIIVWDIEDSRKLFSQGYYGKPIGMPKPKIDEIDVPLILDLIEGLYLLENKKITINKTNQKISTKEMTEICKKEVHEFDKKYLVYKNFRDKGYVINPGIKFGCDFAVYEKGPGIDHAPFLIQVYNRSESITSTGIVLAGRLATTVRKQFILAIPKGRNKVDFLALDWWKA, from the coding sequence ATGAAAAGTGAATTAATCGAAAATCGAATAATAGTATGGGATATTGAAGATTCGCGTAAACTTTTCAGCCAAGGCTATTATGGGAAACCAATTGGTATGCCAAAACCAAAAATTGATGAGATTGATGTTCCATTAATTCTTGATTTAATTGAGGGGTTATATCTTTTAGAGAATAAAAAAATCACAATCAATAAAACAAATCAAAAAATATCTACAAAAGAAATGACTGAGATTTGTAAAAAGGAAGTCCATGAGTTTGATAAGAAATATTTAGTTTACAAGAATTTCAGAGATAAAGGATATGTTATAAATCCAGGAATAAAATTTGGTTGTGATTTTGCAGTGTATGAGAAAGGTCCCGGAATTGATCATGCTCCGTTTTTGATTCAAGTGTATAATAGAAGTGAATCAATTACATCTACTGGAATTGTTCTTGCAGGACGACTTGCAACTACAGTAAGAAAACAATTCATTTTGGCAATTCCTAAAGGTAGGAATAAAGTAGATTTTCTTGCACTAGACTGGTGGAAAGCTTAG